A genomic segment from Tissierellales bacterium encodes:
- a CDS encoding BMC domain-containing protein — protein MSQALGLVETKGLVGSVEAADAMVKAANVTFIGYEKIGFGLVTVMVRGDVGAVKAAVDAGAEAARAVGELHSVHVIPRPHSEVERVILKDYEK, from the coding sequence ATGAGTCAAGCATTAGGTTTAGTGGAAACTAAAGGATTAGTAGGTTCTGTGGAGGCTGCTGATGCTATGGTTAAGGCAGCAAATGTAACTTTTATAGGTTATGAAAAAATAGGATTTGGATTAGTTACTGTAATGGTTAGAGGGGATGTAGGTGCTGTAAAGGCTGCAGTAGATGCAGGAGCAGAAGCAGCAAGGGCTGTAGGAGAACTTCACTCAGTACATGTAATACCAAGACCTCATTCAGAAGTAGAAAGAGTTATCCTAAAAGACTATGAGAAATAA
- a CDS encoding BMC domain-containing protein, which yields MNKALGLIESIGLATAVTALDAASKAADVTLIGYEQVIGVGGVVGITVEIAGEVAAVRAAVDAGLEAGNRVGTIVSSHVIPRPHDEIDKLIEESAKNLSKKEDNAKDEKAKKKNTKKKNTNTKKNKKEE from the coding sequence ATGAATAAAGCATTAGGCCTTATAGAGAGTATAGGTTTAGCTACAGCAGTTACTGCTTTAGATGCGGCTAGTAAGGCAGCAGATGTAACCCTTATAGGCTATGAGCAAGTTATAGGTGTAGGTGGAGTAGTGGGTATAACAGTTGAAATAGCCGGAGAAGTAGCTGCAGTAAGAGCAGCAGTAGATGCAGGACTAGAAGCAGGAAATAGAGTTGGGACTATTGTATCAAGTCATGTAATACCAAGACCTCATGATGAAATTGATAAGCTTATAGAAGAATCTGCAAAAAACTTATCTAAAAAAGAAGATAATGCAAAAGATGAAAAAGCCAAAAAGAAAAATACAAAAAAGAAAAATACCAATACTAAGAAAAATAAGAAGGAGGAATAA
- a CDS encoding BMC domain-containing protein: MRKALGFVETRSLVGALEAADTMSKTANVKVHDFKFVGSGVVSVIVSGDVAAVKAAVENGRESAEKISEIISANVIPRPHEEVDKIF, from the coding sequence ATGAGGAAAGCTCTAGGCTTTGTAGAGACTAGAAGTTTAGTTGGAGCACTGGAAGCAGCAGATACTATGAGTAAAACTGCAAATGTAAAAGTTCATGACTTTAAATTTGTAGGTTCTGGTGTAGTATCAGTAATTGTTTCTGGAGACGTAGCAGCAGTAAAGGCAGCAGTAGAAAATGGACGAGAAAGTGCAGAGAAAATTTCAGAAATAATATCAGCCAATGTAATACCAAGACCTCATGAAGAGGTAGATAAAATATTTTAA
- a CDS encoding UbiD family decarboxylase, with protein sequence MEKQGLRYTLEKLKSMDELFICEKEVDPKYEVGGVLKHFDNKKPILFNRVKGSNVSIAGGLYGDRKLFYELMGFTHEDRLYKLMDSVANPKPYKIVERAPVKENIVSTNIDLPRLFPIPTFQEKDSSSYITAGVLVIKDPETGQYYTSIRRFQINGRNEISALIASEKLTQDFLRLEKMNKPLEVAIVLGYDACFNLASQVSSKTYGIDKYAIDSALRGEPLELVKCETVDLLVPAYSEMVLEGRLVPKVRKTEGPFGELMGYYGEAGEHPIIEIDSVSYRNNPIFQVAFPCREEHLTNGLTREMELYNYLKSQVDVVDVNVTEGGGYRFNAFVSIKKKNEGDGKNAIISALASNKDLKQVVVVDDDVNIFDLRDIEWAITTRAQGSKDFVIIEGGLGSSLEPSHDLRGVTDKVGIDGTKPLGEIGERFERAIIPGYEDIDIKKYFPNIK encoded by the coding sequence TTGGAAAAACAAGGCCTTAGATATACTTTAGAAAAATTAAAAAGTATGGATGAACTGTTTATATGTGAAAAAGAAGTAGATCCTAAATATGAAGTAGGTGGAGTCCTTAAGCATTTTGACAATAAAAAGCCTATTTTATTTAATCGAGTGAAAGGTAGTAATGTTTCTATAGCTGGAGGGCTTTATGGTGATAGGAAACTATTTTATGAACTAATGGGATTTACTCATGAAGATAGGTTATATAAACTCATGGATAGTGTAGCAAATCCAAAACCTTATAAAATAGTTGAAAGAGCTCCAGTAAAAGAAAATATAGTATCAACAAATATTGATTTACCAAGATTGTTTCCAATACCAACATTTCAAGAAAAAGATTCTTCTAGTTACATTACAGCAGGAGTTTTAGTTATTAAGGATCCAGAAACTGGGCAATATTATACTTCTATAAGACGTTTTCAGATTAATGGAAGAAATGAAATTAGTGCCCTTATTGCGTCTGAAAAATTAACCCAGGATTTCTTAAGACTAGAAAAAATGAACAAACCACTAGAAGTAGCAATTGTATTAGGATATGATGCATGTTTTAATTTAGCTAGTCAAGTAAGTAGTAAAACTTATGGTATAGATAAATATGCTATAGATTCTGCTTTAAGAGGCGAACCTTTAGAATTAGTTAAATGTGAAACTGTAGACTTATTGGTGCCAGCCTATAGTGAAATGGTTTTAGAAGGTAGATTAGTACCAAAAGTGAGAAAGACAGAAGGACCTTTTGGAGAGCTAATGGGCTATTATGGTGAAGCAGGTGAACATCCTATTATTGAAATAGATTCAGTAAGTTATAGGAATAATCCTATATTTCAAGTAGCATTTCCTTGTAGAGAGGAACATTTGACTAATGGTCTTACAAGAGAAATGGAACTTTATAATTATTTAAAGAGTCAGGTTGATGTAGTAGATGTAAATGTAACTGAGGGTGGTGGATATAGATTTAATGCTTTTGTTTCCATCAAAAAGAAAAATGAAGGAGATGGAAAAAATGCTATTATATCTGCTTTAGCTAGTAATAAGGATTTAAAACAAGTAGTAGTAGTAGATGATGATGTAAACATCTTTGACCTGAGAGATATTGAGTGGGCTATTACTACCAGGGCACAAGGAAGTAAAGATTTTGTAATTATAGAAGGAGGATTAGGTTCTTCATTAGAGCCATCCCATGATTTAAGAGGAGTAACTGATAAAGTTGGTATAGATGGGACTAAACCTTTAGGAGAAATTGGGGAACGTTTTGAAAGGGCTATAATTCCTGGTTATGAAGACATAGATATAAAAAAATACTTTCCTAATATTAAATAA
- a CDS encoding UbiX family flavin prenyltransferase has translation MKVIVGISGGSGSIYGVSVLKALKELNIETHLVVSTMGAFVTEHECGVSLDELKEMATFYHDNKDFTAPIASGSFDVDSMVIVPCSMKTLASVSNGFSDNLLTRAADVTIKERRNLIIVPRETPFSPIHLENMLRLAKLGITIFPASPGFYNHPQTIDDIVINMTGRILDNMGIDNNLVNRWKGL, from the coding sequence ATGAAGGTAATAGTTGGAATATCTGGTGGTAGTGGTTCTATTTATGGAGTTTCTGTATTGAAAGCTCTTAAAGAATTAAATATAGAAACCCATTTGGTAGTTTCTACAATGGGAGCCTTTGTTACAGAACATGAATGTGGTGTTTCTTTAGATGAATTAAAAGAAATGGCTACTTTTTATCATGATAATAAAGATTTTACAGCTCCAATTGCCAGTGGCTCTTTTGATGTAGATTCTATGGTAATAGTTCCTTGCTCTATGAAGACTTTAGCTAGTGTGTCTAATGGTTTTTCTGATAATCTTCTGACTAGAGCAGCAGATGTAACTATTAAAGAGAGAAGAAATTTAATAATAGTTCCTAGAGAAACTCCTTTCAGTCCGATACATTTAGAAAATATGCTAAGACTTGCAAAATTGGGAATTACTATATTCCCAGCAAGTCCTGGCTTTTATAATCATCCTCAAACCATAGATGATATAGTTATAAATATGACAGGTAGAATATTAGATAATATGGGGATAGATAATAATCTAGTTAATAGGTGGAAAGGGTTGTAG
- a CDS encoding isochorismatase family cysteine hydrolase → MSRHAILVIDMLNDFANEKGSLYCPGAARITENLQELLKWARGREDDDVQIVHIQEAHRENDADFRVRPVHAVAGTWGSDFIEELYPEKGEYIVPKRRHSGFAYTDLDLYLREENIDTVVVTGVWTNVCVRSTATDALARAYRVITLSDGCDSKTEEMHEYGLNDLSIFSKVMTIDEYINAWEEGLDPWEGGGDRENKVE, encoded by the coding sequence AAATGATTTTGCTAATGAGAAAGGTTCACTTTATTGCCCAGGAGCTGCTAGAATAACTGAAAACCTTCAAGAACTACTTAAATGGGCAAGAGGAAGAGAAGATGATGATGTACAAATAGTTCATATTCAAGAAGCTCATAGAGAAAATGATGCAGATTTTAGGGTAAGACCAGTTCATGCAGTTGCAGGAACTTGGGGTTCAGATTTTATAGAAGAACTATATCCTGAAAAAGGAGAATATATAGTACCAAAGAGAAGACATAGTGGTTTTGCCTATACAGATTTAGATCTATATTTAAGAGAAGAAAATATAGATACAGTTGTAGTTACTGGTGTATGGACAAATGTATGTGTAAGAAGTACTGCTACTGATGCATTAGCTAGAGCTTATAGAGTAATTACTTTAAGCGATGGCTGTGATTCTAAAACTGAAGAAATGCATGAATATGGCCTAAACGATTTAAGTATATTTTCAAAAGTAATGACTATTGATGAATATATAAATGCTTGGGAAGAAGGACTTGATCCATGGGAAGGCGGAGGCGACAGAGAAAATAAAGTTGAATAG